The proteins below come from a single Sorghum bicolor cultivar BTx623 chromosome 4, Sorghum_bicolor_NCBIv3, whole genome shotgun sequence genomic window:
- the LOC8079407 gene encoding chaperone protein ClpB3, mitochondrial has product MARSAASRLARAARAAAAATTRRQAPGVSREVLPRSLAPLAGDASSVFAAATTRRPAWLAAPLGRFPVGAGGAGILVPPRRLFHSTTPAHYSATGTSSSSQITPGEFTEMAWEGIVGAVDAARSSKQQIVESEHLMKALLEQKDGLARRIFSKAGIDNTSVLQATDDFISRQPKVVGDTTGPIIGSSFVSILDNAKKHKKEYGDEFVSVEHILQAFASDKRFGQQLFKDLKIVENDLKEAISAVRGSQRVTDQNPEGKYQALEKYGIDLTESARRGKLDPVIGRDDEVRRCIQILCRRTKNNPVIIGEPGVGKTAIAEGLAQRIVRGDVPEPLMNRRLISLDMGALLAGAKFRGEFEERLKAVLKEVTASNGQIILFIDEIHTVVGAGAAGGAMDAGNLLKPMLGRGELRCIGATTLDEYRKYIEKDAALERRFQQVYCGEPAVEDTISILRGLRERYELHHGVKISDGALVAAAVLSDRYITGRFLPDKAIDLVDEAAAKLKMEITSKPIELDEVDREIIRLEMEKLSLKNDTDKASKERLSKLEAELESLKQKQKNLSEHWEYEKSLMTRIRSIKEEIDRVNLEIEAAEREYDLNRAAELKYGTLLSLQKQLEEAENKLVEFQQSGKSMLREEVTDVDIAEIVSKWTGIPVSNLQQSEREKLLLLEDVLHKRVIGQDIAVKSVANAIRRSRAGLSDPNRPIASFMFMGPTGVGKTELGKTLAEFLFNTENALIRIDMSEYMEKHAVSRLVGAPPGYVGYEEGGQLTESVRRRPYSVVLFDEIEKAHQDVFNILLQLLDDGRITDSQGRTVSFTNCVIIMTSNIGSSLILDTLRNTTDSKEAVYEIMKKQVIEMARQTFRPEFLNRIDEYIVFQPLDTSEINHIVEIQLNRVKNRLKQQKIHLQYTTAAVELLGSLGFDPNYGARPVKRVIQQMVENEIALGVLKGDFKEDDTVLVDVSSAAIAKGLAPQKKLVLQRVENRNEELVAND; this is encoded by the exons ATGGCGCGCTCCGCCGCGTCCAGGCTAGCGCGCGCAGCCCGTGCGGCCGCGGCGGCCACCACCCGCCGCCAGGCCCCCGGCGTTAGCCGCGAAGTCCTCCCGCGGTCCCTCGCGCCGCTCGCGGGTGATGCCTCCTCCGTCTTCGCCGCCGCCACGACGAGGAGGCCGGCGTGGCTGGCCGCGCCTTTGGGGCGGTTTCCCGTCGGGGCCGGCGGAGCTGGGATCCTGGTGCCGCCGCGCCGGCTGTTCCACTCGACGACGCCCGCTCATTACAGCGCCACCGGCACCTCGTCCTCGTCTCAG ATAACACCAGGAGAATTTACTGAGATGGCCTGGGAGGGGATTGTTGGTGCGGTTGATGCAGCAAGATCGTCAAAACAACAGATAGTGGAGTCAGAGCACTTGATGAAAGCTCTTCTGGAGCAAAAGGATGGGCTAGCACGCAGGATATTTTCAAAAGCGGGCATAGACAACACGTCAGTCCTGCAAGCTACAGATGACTTTATTTCTAGACAGCCAAAG GTCGTCGGTGATACAACTGGGCCAATTATAGGATCAAGTTTTGTGTCGATATTGGATAATGCGAAGAAGCATAAAAAAGAATATGGTGATGAGTTTGTGTCAGTTGAGCACATCCTGCAAGCATTCGCTTCAGATAAAAGGTTTGGACAGCAGCTCTTCAAAGATCTGAAAATTGTGGAGAATGATCTTAAAGAAGCTATTTCAGCAGTACGTGGAAGCCAGCGAGTCACAGATCAGA ATCCAGAAGGAAAGTACCAGGCTCTAGAGAAGTATGGTATTGACTTGACGGAATCAGCTCGGCGTGGAAAACTTGATCCTGTTATAGGCCGTGATGATGAAGTACGCAGATGCATTCAGATCCTATGTAGAAGAACTAAAAATAATCCTGTAATCATTGGCGAGCCAGGAGTTGGCAAAACAGCTATTGCTGAAGG ACTGGCTCAACGTATTGTACGAGGAGATGTTCCCGAACCTCTAATGAATAGAAGG CTTATTTCATTGGATATGGGAGCACTACTTGCTGGAGCTAAATTCCGTGGTGAATTTGAGGAGAGACTAAAGGCTGTTCTAAAGGAGGTCACTGCTTCTAATGGACAGATCATCTTGTTCATTGATGAGATCCATACTGTTGTTGGTGCAG GAGCCGCTGGTGGAGCGATGGATGCTGGTAACCTGTTGAAGCCAATGCTAGGCCGTGGAGAACTCCGCTGCATTGGAGCAACAACATTGGATGAGTACAGGAAGTATATTGAGAAGGATGCTGCTCTTGAGCGTAGGTTTCAACAAGTTTATTGCGGTGAGCCAGCGGTTGAGGATACCATCTCCATACTGCGTGGTTTGCGAGAACGATATGAACTGCATCATGGTGTTAAGATATCAGATGGAGCTCTTGTTGCTGCAGCAGTTCTATCCGATCGATACATCACTGGACGTTTTTTGCCGGACAAAG CCATTGATCTAGTTGATGAAGCAGCTGCTAAGCTCAAAATGGAGATAACATCAAAGCCTATTGAATTGGATGAGGTAGACAGAGAAATCATAAGGCTTGAAATGGAAAAGCTCTCATTGAAGAATGATACAGATAAAGCCTCCAAAGAACGACTGAGCAAGCTTGAAGCTGAACTAGAATCTCTCAAACAGAAGCAGAAAAATCTTTCAGAACATTGGGAGTATGAGAAATCTTTGATGACTCGTATAAGATCAATTAAAGAAGAG ATTGACAGAGTGAACCTGGAGATTGAAGCTGCTGAGAGAGAATATGATTTGAATCGTGCTGCTGAACTGAAGTATGGAACGCTTTTGTCACTTCAGAAACAGCTGGAAGAGGCTGAGAATAAACTTGTTGAATTCCAGCAATCAGGGAAGTCAATGCTTCGAGAAGAGGTGACTGACGTGGACATTGCTGAGATTGTGAGCAAGTGGACTGGTATTCCAGTGTCGAACCTTCAACAGTCTGAAAGAGAgaagctgctgctgctagaAGATGTACTTCACAAGAGGGTTATTGGCCAAGATATTGCAGTCAAATCAGTGGCCAACGCCATCCGCCGTTCTAGGGCAGGCCTATCAGATCCTAACCGTCCGATAGCAAGCTTTATGTTTATGGGACCTACAGGTGTAGGAAAGACTGAGCTGGGTAAGACACTGGCTGAATTCCTTTTCAACACTGAGAATGCCCTAATACGAATTGATATGAGCGAGTACATGGAGAAGCATGCTGTCTCCCGTTTGGTTGGTGCCCCACCTGGATATGTTGGTTACGAGGAAGGAGGCCAATTGACTGAATCTGTTCGCCGGCGGCCTTACTCAGTTGTTCTGTTTGATGAAATTGAGAAAGCGCACCAGGATGTCTTTAACATTTTGTTGCAACTGTTGGACGATGGAAGAATAACTGATTCACAAGGCAGGACTGTCAGCTTCACTAACTGTGTCATCATCATGACCTCAAACATCGGGTCATCATTGATCCTTGACACGCTTAGAAACACCACAGACAGCAAGGAGGCCGTTtatgagataatgaagaagcagGTGATTGAGATGGCCCGACAAACATTCCGACCAGAGTTCTTGAACAGGATAGATGAGTACATAGTGTTTCAACCACTGGATACAAGCGAGATCAACCACATTGTGGAGATCCAG TTGAATCGGGTTAAGAACCGGCTGAAACAACAGAAGATTCATCTCCAATACACTACAGCAGCCGTCGAGCTTCTGGGGTCTCTTGGCTTTGACCCGAACTATGGTGCGAGGCCTGTCAAGAGAGTGATTCAGCAGATGGTGGAGAATGAGATTGCCCTTGGTGTGCTGAAGGGCGATTTCAAAGAAGATGACACTGTCCTCGTGGATGTAAGTTCTGCGGCGATCGCAAAAGGACTTGCCCCGCAGAAGAAACTTGTCCTTCAGAGGGTAGAAAATAGAAACGAAGAGTTAGTTGCCAATGACTAG